A window of the Desulfobacterales bacterium genome harbors these coding sequences:
- a CDS encoding (Fe-S)-binding protein — MEAKYDFSRKYREQVLKCSRCGFCQAVCPVFGATLRPAYNARGKMLVLKEVMDGQIDLNDELIETLFQCTTCANCYKNCPSGVNVPEIIKQVRKDMVNIGSCHPAFTGMNDVLKKHTNIYAEAASADFQRAKNKKAPYLYFIGCVGAFREEDATESTLKLLDHLNVDYTLIDEVCCSGVLEDVGFSINEDHVGTNMDRILATGAETILTGCPYCYRTFINRPQYKPLLDKGIKILHISQFLKDFDFGVSTDKKVTYHDPCDLGRHCEIYDDPRETIKKIAPDFVEMPHSRVDALCCGAGGGVRGAYAKNSIAMARRRLTEVDEIGAAVVLTECNSCVHNLVNAKLRKQPFEIYTTTQFIIELLEENGSLKNQKEEPHGNSRLQSAG; from the coding sequence ATGGAAGCGAAATACGATTTTTCACGAAAATATCGCGAACAGGTATTGAAATGTTCGCGCTGCGGATTCTGTCAGGCGGTCTGCCCTGTCTTTGGGGCTACCTTGCGGCCCGCCTATAATGCTCGCGGCAAAATGTTGGTTTTAAAAGAGGTCATGGACGGACAAATAGATCTCAATGATGAGCTGATTGAGACCCTGTTCCAGTGCACGACCTGTGCAAACTGCTATAAGAACTGCCCGTCGGGGGTCAACGTACCGGAAATCATCAAGCAGGTCCGAAAAGACATGGTCAACATCGGCTCCTGCCACCCGGCGTTTACCGGCATGAACGACGTTTTGAAAAAGCATACCAACATCTATGCCGAGGCAGCCTCCGCCGACTTTCAAAGAGCAAAAAATAAAAAAGCCCCGTATCTGTATTTTATCGGATGCGTGGGCGCCTTTCGCGAAGAAGACGCAACCGAATCCACCCTTAAACTGCTGGACCACCTGAACGTTGATTACACCCTGATCGATGAAGTCTGCTGCAGCGGGGTCCTGGAAGACGTCGGCTTCAGCATCAATGAAGACCATGTGGGAACCAATATGGACCGTATCCTGGCCACCGGCGCCGAGACGATCCTCACCGGATGCCCCTATTGCTACCGAACGTTCATCAACCGGCCGCAGTATAAACCCCTCCTGGATAAAGGAATCAAAATCCTGCATATCTCGCAGTTTCTGAAAGATTTTGATTTTGGGGTCAGCACCGACAAAAAAGTCACCTACCATGATCCTTGCGATCTCGGTCGACACTGTGAAATTTATGATGACCCGCGGGAGACCATCAAAAAAATTGCGCCCGATTTTGTTGAAATGCCCCATAGCCGGGTGGACGCGCTCTGCTGCGGCGCCGGCGGCGGCGTGCGCGGGGCTTACGCCAAAAACTCCATCGCCATGGCCCGGCGCCGCCTGACCGAGGTTGATGAAATCGGCGCTGCAGTGGTTTTGACGGAATGCAATTCGTGTGTTCACAATCTTGTCAATGCCAAATTACGGAAACAACCATTCGAAATCTATACGACCACCCAGTTTATTATTGAACTGCTGGAAGAAAACGGATCATTGAAAAACCAAAAGGAGGAACCGCATGGAAATTCAAGGCTACAATCTGCCGGATGA
- the gcvH gene encoding glycine cleavage system protein GcvH, protein MEIQGYNLPDELYYEQNHFWVKQEGDLIVMGMDDFAQKMAGEIVYIQLPSEGKAVKQGAKFAKMESGKWLGKVYAPVSGELAAVNEALETNPELINEDCYGKGWLFKIKPEDLSELNNLIHGKDAVEKWVLADIEKYAQEK, encoded by the coding sequence ATGGAAATTCAAGGCTACAATCTGCCGGATGAGCTGTATTACGAACAGAATCATTTTTGGGTCAAACAGGAAGGCGACCTGATCGTTATGGGCATGGACGATTTTGCCCAGAAAATGGCCGGTGAGATCGTCTACATCCAGCTGCCCAGTGAAGGCAAAGCGGTTAAGCAAGGTGCAAAATTCGCCAAGATGGAATCCGGCAAGTGGCTGGGCAAGGTCTATGCCCCGGTCAGCGGTGAACTGGCGGCGGTGAACGAAGCGCTGGAAACCAATCCCGAACTCATCAATGAGGACTGCTACGGCAAGGGCTGGCTGTTTAAAATCAAACCGGAAGACCTGTCGGAACTGAATAATCTGATTCACGGGAAAGACGCCGTTGAAAAATGGGTCCTGGCAGATATTGAAAAGTACGCCCAGGAGAAATAG
- a CDS encoding (Fe-S)-binding protein, translating into MANQDYSMRQLLEMKACTNCQACADICPAVTASKEGKLSAVYRMKGLQQILKSRIGLFRKIFRSAEPSPEEWNDFSDTVFRCTLCGNCQEVCPVGIHLKDLWISLRQDLVHSDHFPKKIDMIRSNLAESHNVFAEDNEERADWVEDMDDTPADGYIRAKADVVYFTGCVAAYFPLAQNIPVALAEILEAGGVNFTLLGEDEWCCGFPLLGAGLKELHREFVDHNLAVVRERGAKTVIFACPSCYQMWREFYPPEFEIAHASQFLIKLLKSGAIPLKELALTVTYHDPCDLGRGARVFDEPRDVIRSLPGVKFVELEHNRENCQCCGGGGNLEMMDATLSGDIAKNKIEEALKTGAQAIVTSCQQCVRAMTTYVRRNKVPLQVMDITQLIHRALKR; encoded by the coding sequence ATGGCCAACCAGGACTACAGCATGCGGCAGTTGCTTGAAATGAAGGCCTGTACCAACTGTCAGGCGTGTGCCGACATATGCCCGGCAGTGACCGCCTCCAAAGAAGGCAAGCTATCGGCGGTATACCGCATGAAAGGCCTGCAGCAGATTTTAAAAAGCAGGATCGGCCTCTTTCGTAAAATTTTCCGGTCGGCCGAACCGTCGCCCGAGGAATGGAACGATTTCAGCGACACGGTTTTTCGCTGCACGCTCTGCGGCAACTGCCAGGAAGTCTGCCCGGTGGGGATTCATTTAAAAGACCTCTGGATTTCACTGCGCCAGGATCTGGTGCATTCCGATCATTTCCCCAAGAAAATTGACATGATCCGCAGCAACCTGGCCGAAAGCCACAATGTCTTTGCCGAAGACAATGAAGAACGCGCCGACTGGGTGGAGGACATGGACGACACCCCCGCAGACGGTTATATTCGCGCCAAAGCCGACGTGGTTTATTTCACGGGCTGTGTCGCGGCCTATTTTCCGCTGGCCCAGAACATCCCCGTGGCCCTGGCGGAAATCCTGGAAGCCGGCGGCGTCAATTTCACCCTGCTGGGTGAAGACGAATGGTGCTGCGGATTTCCCCTGCTGGGCGCCGGTTTAAAGGAACTGCACCGGGAATTCGTGGATCACAATCTTGCGGTTGTGCGCGAAAGGGGTGCGAAAACCGTGATCTTCGCCTGCCCATCCTGCTATCAGATGTGGCGGGAGTTTTACCCCCCTGAATTCGAAATCGCCCATGCCTCCCAGTTCCTGATCAAACTGCTCAAGAGCGGCGCCATACCGCTGAAGGAGCTCGCATTAACGGTCACGTATCATGACCCCTGCGACCTGGGACGGGGGGCCCGGGTTTTTGACGAACCCCGCGACGTTATCCGCAGCCTTCCCGGCGTTAAATTTGTGGAACTGGAGCACAACCGCGAGAATTGCCAGTGCTGCGGCGGCGGCGGCAATCTTGAAATGATGGACGCAACCCTTTCCGGAGATATCGCCAAAAATAAAATTGAAGAGGCCTTGAAAACCGGCGCCCAGGCGATCGTCACTTCGTGTCAGCAATGCGTCCGCGCCATGACGACCTATGTCAGAAGAAATAAAGTCCCGCTGCAGGTCATGGACATTACGCAGTTGATTCATCGAGCGTTAAAGCGCTGA
- a CDS encoding biotin/lipoate A/B protein ligase family protein, protein MTTWRLLDTPPMTAAENMALDDTLVELKGLGQTPNTLHFLQFSPRAVLTGFHQSVEEEIRVDYCRREGIHINRRITGGGAIFFDENQLGWEVICDKSFFNLTIPNAKLFRTLCNPVVTALGRLGLQSSFRPRNDIEINGRKISGTGGTESDGAFLFQGTMLVDFDVDTMLKSLKIPVEKLKAKEIDSVKERVTCLNWELGYTPGLDKIKSAILAGFAAELGVEFRPGGLTPEEEDHFNKKVNYYRSSEWIDFVKPKFKRSDVIQAAYKAEAGMVRFTIIVGLPQKKIKNIFITGDFLSFPTRALFDLESRLRGLRLDRALLHDRIKQFFDEGRIVIPGMGYRDFIKPLDQAIEKVEITKFNIPLEFCNQISVCNASFEEIVAKRPSVLLLPYCAKDKECDLRYEKGCRACGDCSTGTASDMGRAKKMKIVNITSFEDLMAELHKMKSAGVSAFVGCCCRPFFNKHADDFERAGVPGILLEIDSTTCYELDQAKQAYAGTFESQTHLNLDLLNTVLNVAG, encoded by the coding sequence ATGACAACCTGGCGCCTGCTGGATACCCCGCCCATGACGGCCGCCGAAAACATGGCGCTGGATGACACCCTTGTGGAGTTGAAAGGCCTGGGCCAGACACCCAACACCCTTCACTTTCTGCAGTTTTCACCCCGGGCGGTCCTGACCGGATTTCATCAGTCTGTTGAGGAAGAGATCCGTGTGGATTATTGCCGGCGTGAAGGCATCCATATCAATCGTCGCATCACCGGCGGCGGCGCAATTTTTTTTGACGAAAACCAGCTCGGATGGGAAGTCATTTGCGACAAGTCTTTTTTCAACCTGACCATTCCCAACGCCAAACTTTTCCGAACCCTGTGCAATCCGGTGGTTACCGCCCTGGGGCGTTTGGGCCTCCAATCCAGTTTTCGGCCCCGCAACGATATTGAGATCAACGGCCGCAAAATCTCAGGCACCGGCGGCACCGAGTCGGACGGCGCTTTCCTGTTTCAGGGAACCATGCTGGTGGATTTTGATGTGGACACCATGCTGAAGAGCCTCAAAATTCCCGTTGAAAAATTGAAAGCCAAGGAAATCGATTCGGTCAAGGAACGGGTCACCTGCCTGAACTGGGAGCTCGGCTATACCCCCGGCCTTGATAAAATTAAATCCGCTATTCTGGCAGGCTTCGCAGCGGAGCTGGGGGTCGAATTCAGGCCGGGTGGGCTGACCCCGGAAGAAGAAGATCATTTCAACAAAAAGGTGAATTACTACCGATCGTCCGAATGGATTGATTTCGTAAAACCCAAATTTAAACGCAGCGACGTCATTCAGGCGGCCTACAAAGCCGAAGCCGGCATGGTTCGCTTCACCATCATCGTCGGACTTCCCCAAAAAAAAATAAAAAATATTTTTATCACCGGCGATTTTCTCTCTTTCCCGACCCGGGCCCTGTTTGACCTGGAATCCCGCCTGAGAGGGCTGCGACTGGACCGGGCGCTTCTGCACGACAGGATCAAACAGTTTTTTGATGAAGGTCGCATCGTCATTCCCGGAATGGGTTACCGGGATTTTATCAAGCCTTTGGATCAAGCCATTGAGAAAGTTGAAATAACCAAGTTCAATATCCCCCTGGAATTCTGCAATCAGATATCGGTTTGCAACGCCTCCTTTGAAGAAATCGTGGCAAAAAGGCCTTCGGTTCTGCTGCTCCCTTACTGCGCCAAGGATAAAGAATGTGATTTGCGCTATGAAAAAGGGTGCCGCGCCTGCGGTGACTGCTCCACCGGTACGGCATCAGACATGGGCAGGGCGAAAAAAATGAAAATCGTCAACATTACCAGTTTTGAAGATTTGATGGCAGAATTGCACAAAATGAAAAGCGCGGGCGTGTCTGCTTTTGTCGGCTGCTGTTGCCGTCCATTTTTTAATAAACACGCGGATGACTTTGAACGCGCAGGGGTTCCGGGTATTTTGCTCGAAATCGACAGCACGACCTGCTACGAACTGGACCAGGCCAAACAGGCCTACGCCGGAACGTTTGAAAGTCAGACCCATTTGAATTTAGACCTGTTGAATACCGTTCTGAATGTTGCTGGATGA
- a CDS encoding NAD(P)/FAD-dependent oxidoreductase, with amino-acid sequence MKSSDMPSSAICDILVVGAGPAGASAAAAAARPNLQVLMIERRAVVGLPVQCAEYIPALLVGELNIGRKYLVQPVRGMKTFLAGREVKETLSPGFIINREQFDQTLVQAACDSGAHLMLNTKAVSQNGDDVIIKPKGRPPLKIKAKIIIGADGPLSTVAEWIGAAHHDLIRAIQIRVPLKHRLEFTEVYFSKDFYGGYAWLFPKGDQANLGLGIKKKGRRPPPLGRLLEYFTSQCSRAGKIVANPSGRITGWIPAGPVSKIVHGNVLLAGDAAGHTHPITGAGIFPAVAAGRMAGTWAARAIQEKNLQVLSGYESEYRNLFGDSMQRAVSRRQQMESRWDDLDNILKNCWVAFKEYYAGT; translated from the coding sequence ATGAAGTCAAGTGACATGCCATCATCAGCTATCTGTGACATCCTTGTGGTGGGCGCCGGCCCGGCCGGTGCCTCCGCCGCTGCTGCAGCCGCCCGCCCGAATTTGCAGGTACTGATGATTGAGCGCCGTGCGGTGGTGGGGCTGCCGGTGCAGTGCGCCGAATACATCCCTGCCCTGCTGGTGGGCGAACTGAATATCGGCCGGAAATATCTGGTTCAACCGGTTCGGGGAATGAAAACATTCCTTGCCGGCCGGGAAGTAAAAGAAACGCTGTCCCCGGGATTCATCATTAATCGTGAACAATTCGATCAGACGCTTGTCCAGGCGGCATGCGACAGCGGCGCCCACCTCATGCTGAACACAAAAGCAGTATCCCAAAATGGAGATGACGTCATTATCAAACCCAAAGGCCGCCCCCCTTTAAAAATTAAAGCGAAAATCATTATCGGCGCCGACGGTCCTCTGTCAACCGTTGCCGAATGGATCGGCGCCGCCCACCATGATCTGATCCGCGCCATTCAGATTCGGGTCCCCCTGAAACACCGGCTTGAATTTACCGAAGTCTATTTCAGCAAAGATTTCTATGGCGGCTACGCCTGGCTGTTCCCCAAAGGCGATCAGGCCAATCTGGGACTGGGCATTAAGAAAAAAGGCCGCCGGCCGCCGCCCCTGGGACGACTTCTGGAATATTTTACATCCCAGTGCAGCCGTGCAGGAAAAATAGTGGCAAACCCTTCCGGGCGCATAACCGGCTGGATCCCGGCCGGACCGGTTTCAAAAATCGTTCACGGCAATGTTCTGCTGGCTGGGGATGCCGCTGGCCATACCCACCCCATCACAGGCGCCGGTATATTCCCGGCGGTAGCCGCCGGCCGGATGGCCGGCACCTGGGCGGCCCGGGCAATTCAAGAAAAGAATCTGCAGGTGTTGTCCGGCTATGAATCTGAATATCGGAATCTCTTCGGAGACTCGATGCAGCGGGCCGTCAGCCGGCGGCAGCAAATGGAATCCCGCTGGGACGATCTCGACAACATCCTGAAAAACTGCTGGGTCGCATTCAAGGAATACTATGCGGGAACTTAG
- a CDS encoding radical SAM protein yields the protein MRELSGILKRARDLSWKYLGREIIFYLPGMFISNNQTGRYPAISITGSQCALSCDHCRSKILEPMIPAVSPEQLLERCLQLEKNGTVGVLISGGCDLNGRLPWDAFIPAVKQIKSRTGLFISIHSGLIDFQTALALKEAGVDQALIDVVGDDQTLKDIYHVDFGVSRIYDSLEALHRAGLAIIPHIVCGLHYGKIKGEKKAAEMISQFRVEQVVVVSLMRIPGTPLWHTNPLDAETVAEIIAETRIKMPQVKISLGCARQRGNTDLEILAIDAGVNRMALPSEEAVAHAKNYNLKIHYQPTCCSVTRRVEEIDDWMFV from the coding sequence ATGCGGGAACTTAGCGGCATATTAAAGAGAGCGCGGGATTTGTCCTGGAAATACCTGGGCCGCGAAATCATATTTTACCTGCCCGGAATGTTCATATCCAACAATCAGACCGGCAGATATCCGGCCATCTCCATTACCGGAAGCCAATGCGCGCTTAGTTGCGACCATTGCCGATCTAAAATATTGGAACCCATGATCCCGGCCGTTTCCCCCGAGCAATTGCTGGAACGATGTCTTCAGCTCGAAAAAAACGGAACGGTCGGCGTCTTAATCAGCGGCGGCTGCGATCTAAACGGCCGCTTGCCGTGGGACGCTTTTATTCCCGCAGTCAAACAAATTAAATCCCGGACAGGCCTCTTCATTTCGATCCACAGCGGTCTCATTGATTTTCAAACCGCCCTGGCGTTGAAAGAAGCCGGGGTTGATCAAGCCCTGATCGATGTTGTCGGCGATGATCAAACCCTTAAAGATATTTACCATGTAGACTTCGGCGTTTCACGCATTTATGATTCCCTGGAAGCGCTTCATCGCGCCGGCCTGGCCATCATACCCCACATTGTCTGCGGGCTGCACTACGGCAAGATCAAAGGGGAAAAGAAAGCGGCGGAAATGATATCACAGTTTCGGGTCGAACAGGTTGTTGTCGTTTCTTTGATGAGAATTCCCGGCACACCCCTTTGGCACACGAATCCTTTAGATGCCGAAACGGTTGCCGAAATCATAGCTGAAACCCGCATTAAAATGCCGCAGGTTAAGATCAGTCTGGGCTGCGCCCGCCAGAGAGGGAACACCGACCTGGAAATCCTGGCAATCGATGCCGGTGTCAATCGCATGGCCCTGCCGTCCGAAGAAGCCGTGGCCCACGCCAAAAATTACAACCTGAAGATCCATTATCAACCCACCTGTTGTTCGGTAACCAGGCGGGTGGAGGAAATAGATGACTGGATGTTTGTATGA